The Streptomyces sp. HUAS CB01 genome has a segment encoding these proteins:
- a CDS encoding endonuclease V, producing the protein MTLIRTPADETEARAVQDELRTRVVLDEPGPPPGTGLVTGVDVAYDDERGVVVAAAVVLDAATLDVVEETTASGRVAFPYVPGLLAFREIPTVLAALESLEHGPGLVVCDGYGLAHPRRFGLASHLGVLTGLPVIGVAKNPFTFTYDPPGERRGDASALVADDGEVVGRALRTQDGVKPVFVSVGHRVSLDNACAHTLALSPDFRIPESTRRADALCRRALRAATTG; encoded by the coding sequence ATGACCCTCATCAGGACACCCGCCGACGAGACCGAAGCCCGCGCGGTGCAGGACGAACTCAGGACCCGCGTCGTCCTGGACGAACCCGGCCCGCCGCCGGGCACGGGCCTCGTCACCGGGGTCGACGTGGCCTACGACGACGAGCGCGGCGTCGTCGTCGCGGCCGCCGTCGTCCTCGACGCCGCCACACTCGACGTCGTCGAGGAGACCACCGCGTCGGGCCGGGTCGCCTTCCCCTACGTGCCGGGGCTGCTCGCCTTCCGCGAGATCCCGACGGTGCTCGCCGCGCTGGAGTCGCTGGAGCACGGCCCGGGGCTGGTCGTGTGCGACGGGTACGGACTGGCCCACCCCCGCCGCTTCGGACTGGCCAGCCATCTCGGGGTGCTGACGGGACTGCCGGTCATCGGGGTCGCCAAGAACCCCTTCACGTTCACCTACGACCCGCCGGGCGAGCGGCGCGGTGACGCCTCGGCGCTGGTCGCGGACGACGGCGAGGTGGTGGGGCGGGCGCTGCGCACGCAGGACGGCGTCAAACCGGTCTTCGTCTCGGTCGGCCACCGCGTCTCGCTCGACAACGCCTGCGCCCACACCCTCGCGCTCTCCCCGGACTTCCGCATCCCCGAGTCCACCCGCCGGGCCGACGCCCTGTGCCGCAGGGCGCTGCGCGCGGCGACCACGGGCTGA
- a CDS encoding SsgA family sporulation/cell division regulator, whose product MSSVIEQAVQVRLVASAPRMESVPATLRYDCRDPFAVSMSFPAPATLEGTDVSWAFSRDLLVQGMDEPAGLGDVRVRPYGYDRTVLEFHAPEGTAMMHIRTSELRRFLKRAQGLVPAGREHLHLDLDADLAELMRDAH is encoded by the coding sequence TTGTCCAGCGTTATCGAGCAGGCCGTACAGGTCCGTCTGGTCGCCTCCGCGCCACGTATGGAATCCGTGCCGGCGACCCTGCGGTACGACTGCCGCGACCCGTTCGCCGTGAGCATGTCGTTCCCCGCACCGGCCACACTGGAGGGCACCGACGTGTCCTGGGCGTTCTCGCGCGATCTGCTGGTGCAGGGCATGGACGAGCCCGCGGGGCTGGGTGACGTGCGCGTGCGGCCCTACGGCTACGACCGGACCGTCCTGGAGTTCCACGCCCCCGAGGGCACCGCGATGATGCACATCCGCACGTCCGAACTGCGCCGCTTCCTGAAGCGGGCCCAGGGACTCGTGCCGGCCGGCCGGGAGCACCTCCACCTGGACCTGGACGCGGACCTGGCCGAGCTGATGCGCGACGCCCACTGA
- a CDS encoding ABC-F family ATP-binding cassette domain-containing protein, with protein sequence MSTFPTYVTCSSLSFSWPDGTPVLEEFQLAVGPGRTGLIGLNGSGKSTLLRLIAGELSPTEGAVRIAGEVGYLPQNAVLDTALRVDVALGIAATRAALHAIEAGDAREEHFTAVGDDWDVEERARATLDQLGLGHVGLDRTVGEMSGGECVLLRLAALLLARPDVLLLDEPTNNLDLFARARLYEAVEAWSGVMIVVSHDRELLERVDQIADLRDGEVTWYGGTYSDYEEALAVEQDAAERMVRVAEADVQRQKRELAEAQVKLARRKRYGQKMFEQKREPKIVMGARKRQAQVSAGKHRTMHAEKLTEAKERLADAVDAVRDDDEIRVELPYTKVHPGLGVLRLSDVELRYGARVQGEFDLRGPERIALVGRNGAGKTTLLRTIAGELQPVSGEVAAQVPLRFLPQRLDVLDDGLSVVGNVARFAPEATDNAIRARLARFLFRGARADRPAGTLSGGERFRAALAALLLAEPAPQLLMLDEPTNNLDMASVRGLTEALEAYEGALIVASHDVTFLESLGITRWLLLDGELRPTSAEEVREELMGG encoded by the coding sequence ATGTCTACCTTCCCCACCTATGTGACCTGCTCCTCGCTGTCCTTCTCCTGGCCGGACGGCACTCCCGTCCTCGAGGAGTTCCAGCTGGCCGTCGGCCCCGGCAGAACGGGGCTGATCGGACTCAACGGCTCGGGCAAGTCCACGCTGCTGCGGCTGATCGCCGGAGAGCTCTCGCCCACGGAGGGCGCTGTGCGGATCGCGGGTGAGGTCGGCTATCTGCCGCAGAACGCCGTGCTGGACACGGCGTTGCGCGTGGACGTGGCCCTCGGGATCGCCGCCACCCGTGCGGCGCTGCACGCCATCGAGGCGGGCGACGCACGGGAGGAGCACTTCACGGCGGTCGGCGACGACTGGGACGTGGAGGAGCGGGCCCGCGCCACCCTCGATCAGCTGGGGCTCGGGCACGTCGGCCTCGACCGGACCGTCGGCGAGATGTCGGGCGGCGAGTGCGTGCTGCTCAGGCTCGCGGCGCTGCTGCTGGCGCGACCCGATGTGCTCCTGCTCGACGAGCCGACGAACAACCTGGACCTCTTCGCCCGCGCGCGGCTGTACGAGGCCGTGGAGGCCTGGTCCGGAGTGATGATCGTGGTCAGCCACGACCGTGAACTCCTGGAGCGGGTCGACCAGATCGCCGATCTCCGCGACGGCGAGGTGACCTGGTACGGCGGCACCTACTCGGACTACGAGGAGGCGCTGGCCGTCGAGCAGGACGCCGCCGAGCGGATGGTCCGCGTGGCCGAGGCCGATGTCCAGCGCCAGAAGCGCGAACTGGCCGAGGCCCAGGTCAAACTGGCCCGCCGCAAGCGCTACGGGCAAAAGATGTTCGAGCAGAAGCGCGAGCCGAAGATCGTGATGGGCGCGCGCAAACGCCAGGCGCAGGTCTCCGCGGGCAAGCACCGCACGATGCACGCCGAGAAGCTGACCGAGGCGAAGGAGCGGCTCGCGGATGCCGTGGACGCGGTGCGGGACGACGACGAGATCCGCGTCGAACTGCCGTACACCAAGGTCCATCCGGGCCTGGGCGTCCTGCGGCTGTCCGACGTGGAGCTCCGCTACGGGGCCCGGGTGCAGGGCGAGTTCGATCTGCGCGGTCCGGAGCGGATCGCCCTCGTCGGGCGGAACGGGGCCGGCAAGACGACCCTGCTCCGCACGATCGCCGGGGAGTTGCAGCCGGTCTCGGGTGAGGTGGCGGCCCAGGTGCCGCTGCGCTTCCTCCCGCAACGGCTGGACGTGCTGGACGACGGGCTGAGCGTCGTAGGGAACGTGGCACGGTTCGCGCCCGAGGCGACGGACAACGCGATCCGGGCGCGGCTGGCCCGCTTCCTGTTCCGGGGGGCACGGGCCGATCGCCCGGCGGGAACGCTCTCCGGGGGCGAGCGGTTCCGCGCCGCGCTGGCGGCGCTGCTGCTCGCCGAGCCCGCCCCGCAGCTGCTGATGCTGGACGAGCCGACGAACAATCTCGACATGGCGAGCGTGCGGGGGCTCACGGAGGCCCTGGAGGCGTACGAAGGCGCGCTGATCGTGGCCAGCCACGACGTGACGTTCCTGGAGTCACTGGGGATCACCCGCTGGCTGCTGCTCGACGGTGAGCTGCGGCCCACGTCCGCCGAGGAGGTACGGGAGGAGCTGATGGGGGGATGA
- a CDS encoding WD40/YVTN/BNR-like repeat-containing protein: MRPKGKSRRTVSAGLSGVALAAVLGAGLSVPAQADARHEEGRAPHWELKQTGTDVRFRGLAAVSRTTAWLAGSKGTVLRTTDGGRSWRNVSPPGAGELEFRDVEAFDARRAVVLAIGEGEASRVLRTEDGGATWEESFRNTDPKAFYDCITFFDPRHGLAMSDPVDGKYRILSTRDGGRSWKVLPSAGMPDAQPGEAGFAASGQCLVSSGPRDVWLATGGGATARVLHSADRGLHWTAAESTIPAGDPARGVFALAFRDRAHGLAVGGDYRTGQASPQAGAVTRDGGRTWRQSATPPPAYRSGVAWLPHSRRAALAVGPTGTDLTTDAGRTWRTVDTGSYDTVDCTPDFGCWAAGEKGRAARLEW; this comes from the coding sequence ATGAGACCCAAGGGGAAGTCGAGACGAACGGTGTCGGCGGGGCTGAGCGGTGTGGCGCTTGCCGCCGTCCTGGGTGCGGGCCTGTCGGTACCCGCGCAGGCGGACGCGCGGCACGAGGAGGGCCGGGCACCGCACTGGGAGCTCAAGCAGACCGGGACGGACGTCCGGTTCCGCGGCCTCGCCGCGGTCAGCCGCACGACCGCCTGGCTCGCGGGCTCGAAGGGCACCGTGCTCCGCACCACGGACGGCGGCCGCAGCTGGCGGAACGTCTCCCCGCCGGGCGCGGGCGAGCTGGAGTTCCGTGACGTCGAGGCCTTCGACGCCCGCAGGGCCGTCGTGCTGGCCATCGGCGAGGGCGAGGCGTCGAGGGTGCTGCGCACCGAGGACGGGGGAGCGACCTGGGAGGAGTCGTTCCGCAACACCGACCCCAAGGCGTTCTACGACTGCATCACCTTCTTCGACCCACGGCACGGGCTCGCGATGAGCGACCCCGTCGACGGCAAGTACCGCATCCTCTCCACACGGGACGGCGGCAGGTCGTGGAAGGTGCTGCCGAGCGCGGGGATGCCGGACGCGCAGCCGGGCGAGGCGGGCTTCGCGGCGAGCGGCCAGTGCCTGGTGAGCTCCGGTCCCAGGGACGTCTGGCTCGCGACCGGCGGCGGCGCCACCGCGCGCGTGCTGCACTCCGCGGACCGCGGACTGCACTGGACCGCGGCCGAGTCCACGATCCCGGCCGGTGACCCGGCGCGGGGCGTCTTCGCGCTGGCCTTCCGGGACCGCGCACACGGTCTCGCGGTCGGCGGCGACTACCGCACCGGTCAGGCTTCACCGCAGGCGGGCGCGGTGACCCGGGACGGCGGCCGCACCTGGCGGCAGTCCGCGACCCCGCCGCCCGCCTACCGCTCCGGCGTCGCCTGGCTGCCGCACAGCCGCAGGGCCGCTCTCGCCGTCGGCCCCACGGGCACCGACCTCACCACCGACGCCGGCCGCACCTGGCGCACCGTGGACACCGGCTCGTACGACACCGTCGACTGCACACCGGACTTCGGGTGCTGGGCGGCCGGCGAGAAGGGGCGCGCGGCGCGCCTGGAGTGGTGA
- the rox gene encoding rifampin monooxygenase yields the protein MIDVIVVGAGPTGLMLAAELRLAGVRTVVLEKLDEPTRQSRGRGLHVRSVEVMAQRGLLDRFLAVSEPFTVGGPFAGVASPWPDGLDTAHPYGLATPQTVTERLLAERAVELGAEIRRGFELVGLSQDDDGVTAESADGTRLRSRYLVGCDGGRSMVRKLLGVGFPGEPATVETLLGDMELTEDAATVAAVVEEVRRTQLRFGAVPDVDGNKGVFRVVVPADGVAEDRATAPTLEEFRTQLRAFAGTDFGAHSPRWLSRFGDATRQAERYRAGRVLLAGDAAHIHPPTGGQGLNLGVQDAFNLGWKLAAEVNGSAPEGLLDSYHAERHPVGAAVLDNTRAQIALLGTDPGATALRGLFARLMEFEAVNLYVTEMITAVGVRYDLGEGHDLLGRRMRDVELKQGRLYDLMHGGRGLLLDRTGRLSAAGWADRVDHVVDAGGDPDVPAVLLRPDGHVAWVGEDQQELLVRLGRWFGAAAE from the coding sequence GTGATTGACGTGATCGTTGTCGGCGCCGGACCGACCGGGCTGATGCTGGCCGCTGAACTGCGGCTGGCAGGGGTACGCACGGTCGTGCTCGAGAAGCTGGACGAGCCGACCCGGCAGTCCCGCGGACGCGGACTGCACGTGCGCAGCGTCGAGGTGATGGCCCAACGCGGCCTGCTGGACCGGTTCCTCGCGGTCAGCGAGCCGTTCACGGTGGGCGGCCCGTTCGCCGGAGTGGCCTCGCCGTGGCCGGACGGGTTGGACACGGCACACCCGTACGGCCTCGCCACCCCGCAGACCGTCACTGAGCGCCTGCTCGCCGAACGCGCCGTCGAGCTCGGCGCCGAGATCCGCCGCGGCTTCGAACTGGTCGGGCTGAGCCAGGACGACGACGGGGTGACCGCCGAGTCTGCCGACGGCACACGGCTGCGCTCGCGATACCTCGTCGGCTGCGACGGCGGCCGAAGCATGGTGCGCAAACTGCTCGGTGTCGGCTTCCCGGGCGAGCCCGCCACGGTCGAGACCCTGCTGGGTGACATGGAGTTGACCGAGGACGCGGCGACGGTCGCCGCCGTCGTCGAGGAAGTCCGCAGGACCCAGCTGCGGTTCGGCGCCGTTCCCGACGTGGACGGCAACAAGGGGGTGTTCCGTGTCGTCGTGCCCGCCGACGGTGTGGCCGAGGACCGTGCGACCGCGCCGACGCTCGAGGAGTTCAGGACGCAGCTGCGGGCCTTCGCGGGCACCGACTTCGGCGCTCACTCGCCGCGCTGGCTGTCCCGGTTCGGGGACGCCACCCGGCAGGCCGAGCGCTACCGGGCCGGCCGGGTGCTGCTGGCCGGGGACGCGGCGCACATCCACCCGCCGACCGGCGGGCAGGGGCTCAACCTCGGCGTGCAGGACGCCTTCAATCTCGGCTGGAAGCTGGCCGCCGAGGTCAACGGCTCGGCGCCGGAGGGGCTGCTGGACAGCTACCACGCCGAACGGCACCCGGTGGGAGCCGCCGTGCTGGACAACACCCGGGCGCAGATCGCGCTGCTGGGTACCGATCCGGGGGCGACCGCGCTGCGCGGGCTGTTCGCGAGGCTGATGGAGTTCGAGGCGGTGAACCTGTATGTGACCGAGATGATCACGGCGGTCGGGGTGCGCTACGACCTCGGTGAGGGCCACGACCTGCTCGGGCGGCGGATGCGGGACGTGGAGCTGAAGCAGGGGCGCCTCTACGATCTGATGCACGGCGGCCGCGGACTGCTGCTCGACCGCACCGGCCGGCTGTCGGCGGCGGGCTGGGCGGACCGGGTCGACCACGTCGTCGACGCCGGTGGGGATCCGGACGTGCCGGCGGTGCTGCTGCGGCCGGACGGCCATGTGGCGTGGGTCGGCGAGGACCAGCAGGAGCTGCTCGTCCGGCTGGGGCGGTGGTTCGGCGCCGCCGCAGAGTGA
- a CDS encoding YciI family protein, translating into MFVMELTYTAPLARVEEHQDAHAAWLDALYGEGVLIASGRKNPRDGGVLLAAGVDREGAERIAASDPYSEAGVCAYRITEFIATKTAPALEEYREQPSV; encoded by the coding sequence ATGTTCGTAATGGAATTGACCTACACGGCACCGCTCGCACGCGTCGAGGAGCACCAGGATGCCCATGCCGCCTGGCTGGACGCGCTGTACGGCGAGGGCGTCCTGATCGCCTCCGGCCGCAAGAACCCGCGCGACGGCGGTGTGCTGCTCGCGGCGGGCGTCGACCGCGAGGGCGCCGAGCGGATCGCGGCGTCGGACCCCTACTCGGAGGCCGGGGTGTGCGCGTACCGGATCACGGAGTTCATCGCGACCAAGACGGCGCCCGCGCTGGAGGAGTACAGGGAGCAGCCCTCCGTGTGA
- the ddaH gene encoding dimethylargininase gives MPSRKALIRRPSPRVADGLVTHVERRAVDARAALAQWKAYGEALRAHGWETIEAEPADDCPDGVFIEDSVVMFRNVALIARSGAETRRPETAGVEEAVARLGCSVNWVWEPGTLDGGDVLKIGDTVYVGRGGRTNAAGVQQLRAAFEPLGARVVAVPVSRVLHLKSAVTALPDGTVIGYEPLVEQPSLFPRFLPVPEEAGAHVVLLGGAKLLMAASAPKTAELFADLGYEPVPVDISEFEKLEGCVTCLSVRLRDLHT, from the coding sequence GTGCCGAGCAGAAAAGCACTGATCCGACGCCCGAGCCCCCGCGTGGCGGACGGCCTGGTCACCCATGTGGAGCGCCGCGCCGTCGACGCACGGGCGGCGCTCGCCCAGTGGAAGGCGTACGGCGAGGCCCTGCGGGCGCACGGCTGGGAGACGATCGAGGCCGAGCCCGCCGACGACTGCCCCGACGGCGTCTTCATCGAGGACAGCGTGGTGATGTTCCGCAACGTCGCCCTCATCGCCCGCTCGGGGGCCGAGACCCGCCGCCCGGAGACGGCCGGGGTGGAGGAGGCCGTGGCGAGGCTCGGCTGCTCGGTGAACTGGGTCTGGGAGCCGGGCACGCTCGACGGGGGCGACGTGCTCAAGATCGGCGACACCGTCTACGTGGGCCGCGGCGGGCGGACGAACGCGGCCGGGGTGCAGCAGCTGCGCGCGGCCTTCGAGCCGCTGGGCGCGCGGGTCGTCGCCGTACCCGTGTCGCGCGTACTCCATCTGAAGTCGGCGGTGACCGCCCTGCCCGACGGGACCGTGATCGGTTACGAGCCGCTGGTCGAGCAGCCGTCGCTGTTCCCCCGGTTCCTGCCCGTCCCCGAGGAGGCCGGGGCGCATGTGGTCCTCCTCGGTGGCGCAAAACTGCTGATGGCGGCGAGCGCTCCCAAGACGGCGGAGCTGTTCGCCGACCTCGGATATGAACCGGTTCCGGTGGACATCAGCGAGTTCGAGAAGCTCGAGGGCTGCGTGACGTGTCTCTCCGTACGACTCCGGGACCTGCATACATAA
- a CDS encoding acyl-ACP desaturase produces MTITSPHLGSSEVWTDARLLYALEEVVEKELNRHLKVAKDWMPHEYVPWSDGRNFPGLFEDGEEWEPGQSKVTDVGKTALVVNLLTEDNLPSYHHEIATLFGRDGAWGTWVHRWTAEEGRHGIVMRDYLLTSRAVDPDKLEQFRMAHMSEGFESDNRHSMLHSVAYVAFQELATRISHRNTGHQSGDPVCDRMLSRIATDENLHMVFYRNLLGAAFEIAPDLTMQAVRDVVVNFRMPGHGIPGFERAAAQMAIGEIYNLRIHHDDVLQPVLRFLKVMEIDGLGPEGVKAQEELGLYMGGLDSEAAKFDEKLAARKARLAARAKG; encoded by the coding sequence GTGACGATCACCTCTCCCCACCTCGGCAGTTCGGAAGTGTGGACCGACGCCCGGCTGCTGTACGCGCTGGAGGAGGTTGTGGAGAAGGAGCTCAACCGCCACCTCAAGGTCGCCAAGGACTGGATGCCCCACGAGTACGTGCCGTGGTCGGACGGCCGGAACTTCCCCGGCCTCTTCGAAGACGGCGAGGAGTGGGAGCCCGGTCAGTCCAAGGTCACCGACGTGGGGAAGACCGCCCTCGTCGTCAATCTGCTGACCGAGGACAACCTGCCCAGCTACCACCACGAGATCGCGACGCTCTTCGGCCGCGACGGCGCCTGGGGCACCTGGGTGCACCGCTGGACCGCCGAGGAGGGCCGGCACGGCATCGTCATGCGCGACTACCTGCTGACCTCGCGGGCCGTCGACCCGGACAAGCTCGAGCAGTTCCGTATGGCGCACATGTCGGAGGGCTTCGAGTCCGACAACCGCCACTCGATGCTGCACTCGGTCGCGTACGTGGCCTTCCAGGAGCTCGCCACGCGTATCTCGCACCGCAACACGGGCCACCAGTCGGGCGACCCCGTCTGCGACCGGATGCTGTCGCGGATCGCCACCGACGAGAACCTGCACATGGTCTTCTACCGCAATCTGCTCGGCGCGGCCTTCGAGATCGCGCCGGACCTGACCATGCAGGCCGTGCGGGACGTCGTGGTGAACTTCCGGATGCCCGGGCACGGGATACCGGGATTCGAGCGCGCGGCGGCGCAGATGGCGATCGGTGAGATCTACAACCTGCGGATCCACCACGACGACGTGCTGCAGCCGGTGCTGCGCTTCCTGAAGGTGATGGAGATCGACGGGCTCGGCCCCGAGGGCGTGAAGGCACAGGAGGAACTGGGACTGTACATGGGCGGGCTGGACTCCGAGGCCGCCAAGTTCGACGAGAAGCTCGCGGCCCGCAAGGCCCGGCTGGCGGCCCGCGCGAAGGGCTGA